The following is a genomic window from Euzebya rosea.
TTTACAAGAGCGACGCTCTGCCAACTGAGCTATCCCGGCGTGCGCAGAAGGATATCTGCTGCACGGTCAGAGCCGGGAGCGCTGTGACATCGGAGCTCGCGACATTCGCTTCACGAGAGCGACGCTCTGCCAACTGAGCTATCCCGGCGTGCGCAGAAAGGATAGCGGGCGGGGCGAGTGCCGGGAGTGGGCTCACCGAGCGGTCGTGGGCGTGGAAGGATGAGGTGAGCCGGGGGGCGACATCGTCGGAGATCCTTCGGGGAACGGAACCTCCTGCCTACGATCGGGCGGCACCCGACAGGAGCGCACATGTCGAACACGCAGACCAGCGACGCAGTCAAGCCCCTCACCGCTCGTGAGCGGGCGGTGCTGGCGTTCGAACGCGACACCGCGGTCAGGGACGCCAACAAGCAGGAGGCCATCAAGGAGCACTTCGGCTTCACGCCCTCCTACTACTACGCCATCCTCGCCGACCTGCTGGACCGTCCGGAGGCCGAGGCCATGGATCCGCTGCTGATCCGGCGGCTTCGTCGCCGACGTGACCAACGGTCGTTCCGGGGTGACGCTGGGCTGTCCGAACAGGTCGGTCGTCCCGGACGACGCCCTGCCACGAAGTAGTGTCTGCGGGTATGGACGGATTCGACGACGGCCCGGCCGAGCCCGGAACCTCTATCGCAGCCCCGCTGATCCGAGCGCTGCTCGCAGCTGCGCTCGCGTTCGGCGTGTACTGGCTGGTCTTCCAGCCCGACCCCGTGGACGAGATGGCGCTGTCGTCCACGCCGACGCCGGACGTGGTCGCCACGGTCCCGGCCGAACCGTCGACGGCTGCCTCGGTGCCCGACATCGTCTCCACCCCGACGCCGTTGCCGTCGCTGACCGACGCCGAACCGCTGCCCGGTGACGGGGTCAGCGCCCAGCTGCTCAACGGCACCGACGACCAGGAGAAGTTCGACGACGTGGTGCAGACCCTCGTCGACCTCGGTTACGACGTGACGCAGTCCGGCCGTGCCCGCAACGACTACGCCGAGACCACGATCTTCGCGACCGCGGGGCAGGAGGAGGCGGCCGCCGCGCTCGTCGCCGCCGACCCCCGGTTCACCACCATCGGTGACAACCCGGGCAACCTGACGACGGAGATCGACATCCACATCGTCGTCGGGGACGACTGGACGGTCACCGAGTCCGCTCCGGAAGCCGGTGCCACCGAGGGCTAGTCCTCAATAGGCATTTCCTCGCACGCCTCCGGGGCCGACAATGGCAGCCGAAACGGACCTGTCGGGGGTTCGTAGAGAAGGCGGCGAGGATGAGGGATGTCGTGTCCCGTGAACGGGTACCCGCCCAGGTCGTGGGTGCGTGCACGGTGGTGCTGCTCGCGCTGACCGTCGTCGGTCCCGAGGACCGGGTCGGCGTGCGTGCGGTGGCGTGGCTGCTGATGGTCGGGACCTGCGTGTGGGCACGGTTCCAGCCGTTCCCGCGGATCGGTTTCCTCGACGGGCTGACCCTCTGCGCGGCGATGTTCGCGACGACCAACCTGCTGCGGTGGCTGGCCCCCGAGCAGGTCGTCGTCGCCGACATGGCGAACTCCGCAGGGTCGGTGCTGCTCCTGGTCGCGGGTGCGCTGTTCGTCAAGCGGGCCCGTCCCAGGGAGGGCCTCGACGTGGTTCTGGACGGCCTGATCGTCAGCACCGGGATGGTCATGCTGCTCAGCACCGCCATGCGGGTCTGGCGTCCCGACGCCCCGCCGATGGGGTCGGAGTCGCTGTTCACCATCCTGGTCATCGTCGGGGTCGCGATCTGGCTGCGGGTGCTCGTGTCCACCAACTCCGTTCCCCTGCGGCTGTTCGCCGCAGCCGCGCACCTGTCCCTGCCGCCCAACCTCGCGATCGCGCTTGAGATGCACGGCACCCACCGGCCCATGTGGGTCGACGCCCTCACCGTTGCCGGGATCATGCTGCTCGTCCTGGCCGTCGCGCACCCCGACATCGACCTCGACCTGACCCCACGCACGCCGTCGACCTCCGGGTCGGCGACGTGGCAGGTGGTCGGCCTGGGGTCGTGCATGTTGTTCTTCCCGGTGGCCGCCGCGGTCCGGTGGAGCGGTGGGATCACGACGATCGCGTCGGACTGGGTGCTCGGGACGGTCCTGACGTTCCTCTTCGTCGCGCGCTTCCAGCACCTGGTCGTCCAACGCGACGAGTACCGCGACACACTCGTGCAGCGGCTGCACACCGACGAGCTCACCGGCGCGGTCAGCCGTGCGGGACTGGTCGAGCTGGTCGGGCAGCTCCTCGGGCGGGGCGCCGACGGGTGCAGCTCCCTGCTCTACATCGACGTCGACCGGTTCAAGGTGGTCAACGACACCCACGGGCACGCGGCAGGGGACACCGTGTTGCGAGAGGTCGCGCGTCGACTGGACCGGGCCACCGGTCCTGCCCACGTGGTCGGCAGGTTGTCCGGTGACGAGTTCGCGATCGTCCTGAATGACACGTGCGGCAACAGGGACCCCGAGTCGGTGGCCGAGGACTGTCGGCACGCCCTGCGCCGCCCCATCCAGCTCGGCGACGACGCGCAGGTGGTGATGAGCTGCTCCATCGGGTGGACGGTCATGCGGCCCGGTGACACCGTCGATGACGTCCTCGACCGGGCCGACACCGACATGTACCGGCACAAGCGTCGCCGGGCCGGGGACCGGGCGGAGGACCGCGAGGCTGGCGACGGGCGTGGCGACGGGCCACGCGTCGAGCGGGGGCAGCTCGCCGCAGCGAAGCACGAGGTCGAGTCCGCGCTGCAGGACCAACGGCTCGGGTCCTCGCTGGCCTGACCGCCAGGGTCAGCGGCCGCGGCTCCGTGCCGTCAGGGCGGCGTCGATCACCAGGGCCACACCGGCGCCGTGGGACCGGTCGGCCAGGAACCGGTTGCCGTCAGCCGAGCCATGGCCGTTGGCGACCGTGACGTAGGTGCCGACCACCTCCGCCATGGTCCGGTCCTCCTCGGAGTCCCCGACGGCGACGGCACGATCGGCAACGAGCCCACGGTCCTCGAGGTCCGCGGCGACGCTTGCGGCCTTCCCCACGCCACGCGGGATCAGGTGGTACGCCCGAACCCCGTCGAGATCGGGCCAACCACCCGTCGAACCGTTGTCGAGCAGGCGCGCCCAGCCGATGCCTGCGGCGGCCAGGCGTTCGTTGGCGACGGTCGTGTCGACGCGGCCGTGCAGCAGGACCCCACCGAGACGGCCGTCGTCCCACGGGCTGTAGACCCGGATCCGGCCGGGGAAGCAGTCGAGCACCAGCTGCAGGGCGCCGGTCTCGACCAGCGCTGACCTCGGCGTGTCGGCGATGTCGGTTGGGCACGCGCCCCACGCGATCCGCGCGTCGCCGTCGACGAGTCTGACGGTACCGGCCTCCGCGATCGCGCCGTCCAGTCCGAGCAGGCGGACGTCACCGCGCAGGTCAGCCACCCGCCGACCGGACACGGCAACGACCAGCAGCCCGTCCTGCCGCGCACGAACCAGCGCGGCCACCCCGTCCAGCGTGGGGCGCCCCTCACCGTCGGCCAGGATCGATCCGTTCCGTCCGAGCAGCGTGCCGTCGAGATCGGTGTAGACGATCGCTGGTGGTGGCAGGGTCGCGAGGTGTGCGTCGAGGTCCACGACGCGAACCGTCTCACGAGCCGACGCACGACCCCAAACGGAGGCTTGCGCCCGACGAGCTTGACAGGGGACCGCACGATCGGTGGACATTCGTCGAACCCGCTCGCGTGGAAGGGCACGATGCGTGGGGCTGCCTCCGATCCGTCGGCGCGAACGGCCCCTAGCATGCACTTCGCGACGCGGTCGCAGTCCCGC
Proteins encoded in this region:
- a CDS encoding LytR C-terminal domain-containing protein; translation: MDGFDDGPAEPGTSIAAPLIRALLAAALAFGVYWLVFQPDPVDEMALSSTPTPDVVATVPAEPSTAASVPDIVSTPTPLPSLTDAEPLPGDGVSAQLLNGTDDQEKFDDVVQTLVDLGYDVTQSGRARNDYAETTIFATAGQEEAAAALVAADPRFTTIGDNPGNLTTEIDIHIVVGDDWTVTESAPEAGATEG
- a CDS encoding GGDEF domain-containing protein; amino-acid sequence: MRDVVSRERVPAQVVGACTVVLLALTVVGPEDRVGVRAVAWLLMVGTCVWARFQPFPRIGFLDGLTLCAAMFATTNLLRWLAPEQVVVADMANSAGSVLLLVAGALFVKRARPREGLDVVLDGLIVSTGMVMLLSTAMRVWRPDAPPMGSESLFTILVIVGVAIWLRVLVSTNSVPLRLFAAAAHLSLPPNLAIALEMHGTHRPMWVDALTVAGIMLLVLAVAHPDIDLDLTPRTPSTSGSATWQVVGLGSCMLFFPVAAAVRWSGGITTIASDWVLGTVLTFLFVARFQHLVVQRDEYRDTLVQRLHTDELTGAVSRAGLVELVGQLLGRGADGCSSLLYIDVDRFKVVNDTHGHAAGDTVLREVARRLDRATGPAHVVGRLSGDEFAIVLNDTCGNRDPESVAEDCRHALRRPIQLGDDAQVVMSCSIGWTVMRPGDTVDDVLDRADTDMYRHKRRRAGDRAEDREAGDGRGDGPRVERGQLAAAKHEVESALQDQRLGSSLA
- a CDS encoding DUF3263 domain-containing protein yields the protein MSNTQTSDAVKPLTARERAVLAFERDTAVRDANKQEAIKEHFGFTPSYYYAILADLLDRPEAEAMDPLLIRRLRRRRDQRSFRGDAGLSEQVGRPGRRPATK
- a CDS encoding HAD family hydrolase — encoded protein: MDLDAHLATLPPPAIVYTDLDGTLLGRNGSILADGEGRPTLDGVAALVRARQDGLLVVAVSGRRVADLRGDVRLLGLDGAIAEAGTVRLVDGDARIAWGACPTDIADTPRSALVETGALQLVLDCFPGRIRVYSPWDDGRLGGVLLHGRVDTTVANERLAAAGIGWARLLDNGSTGGWPDLDGVRAYHLIPRGVGKAASVAADLEDRGLVADRAVAVGDSEEDRTMAEVVGTYVTVANGHGSADGNRFLADRSHGAGVALVIDAALTARSRGR